One part of the Phycisphaeraceae bacterium genome encodes these proteins:
- a CDS encoding right-handed parallel beta-helix repeat-containing protein, whose amino-acid sequence MTSVRASLPWILAAAAMLAAASAADATTYFVRKTGSDSNSGTSKNAAWRTVDKAATVASAGDIVYVGAGTYSEQVSPDKDGTVGSRIRYIADVNGTYTGDSGAVIVQAPNGKNALSLDNADYTEFTGFQFVGSTGKDAVIWKKAVGGLLDSCIIRDSPKDGIDIDDATLTITNCTIYNTKNHGVIASGSTSVITITDSVIRDCGNNAIDLNTSCTVSVAGCSLYNNKDAINISGAVSATVRSTQIFTSINGIWLAGNCTFSAANCLIHTMSGDAVRLENKSGINASFWHLTAYGISGNAFYMRNGAATIKNCIVSTCSGRGLYVTGGSLIHSHNILHNIAAGAYSGTSSAVGETTADPKFVWTGIDFHLSASSPAINTGTSASPVTTADLGGSVRPQGGGWDIGCYEFGAGGTPTPKLVSWTEIEP is encoded by the coding sequence ATGACCAGCGTCCGCGCCAGTCTGCCATGGATCCTCGCCGCCGCGGCGATGCTCGCGGCCGCTTCTGCCGCCGACGCCACGACCTACTTTGTCCGCAAGACCGGTTCGGACAGCAACAGCGGGACGTCGAAGAACGCGGCCTGGCGGACCGTCGACAAGGCCGCCACCGTTGCCTCCGCCGGCGACATCGTCTACGTCGGCGCCGGCACCTACTCCGAGCAGGTCTCGCCCGACAAGGACGGCACCGTCGGCTCGCGGATCCGCTACATCGCCGATGTGAACGGCACCTACACCGGCGATTCGGGGGCCGTCATCGTGCAGGCCCCCAACGGCAAGAACGCGCTCTCGCTCGACAACGCCGACTACACCGAGTTCACCGGCTTCCAGTTCGTCGGTTCGACCGGAAAGGACGCCGTCATCTGGAAGAAGGCAGTGGGGGGGCTCCTTGATTCCTGCATCATCCGCGACAGCCCCAAGGACGGCATCGACATCGACGACGCCACCCTCACGATCACCAATTGCACCATCTACAACACCAAGAACCACGGCGTCATCGCATCGGGATCCACCTCGGTCATCACCATCACCGACTCGGTCATCCGTGACTGCGGCAACAACGCCATCGACCTCAACACCTCCTGCACCGTCTCCGTCGCCGGCTGCTCCCTCTACAACAACAAGGACGCCATCAACATCTCCGGTGCGGTGAGCGCCACCGTCCGTTCCACGCAGATCTTCACCTCGATCAACGGCATCTGGCTCGCCGGTAACTGCACATTCTCTGCCGCCAACTGCCTGATCCACACCATGTCCGGTGATGCTGTCCGCCTGGAGAACAAGAGCGGCATCAACGCCTCCTTCTGGCACCTCACCGCGTACGGCATCTCGGGCAACGCCTTCTATATGCGCAACGGCGCCGCCACCATCAAGAACTGCATCGTCTCGACCTGCTCCGGCCGCGGGCTGTACGTCACCGGCGGCTCGCTCATCCACTCTCACAACATCCTGCACAACATCGCCGCCGGCGCTTACTCGGGCACTTCCTCCGCCGTCGGGGAAACCACGGCCGACCCCAAGTTCGTCTGGACCGGCATCGACTTTCATCTCTCCGCCTCCTCGCCCGCGATCAACACGGGAACCAGCGCCAGCCCGGTGACCACGGCCGACCTCGGCGGCTCGGTGCGCCCCCAGGGTGGCGGGTGGGACATCGGCTGCTACGAGTTCGGCGCCGGCGGCACCCCGACCCCCAAACTGGTCAGTTGGACGGAGATCGAGCCATAA
- a CDS encoding right-handed parallel beta-helix repeat-containing protein yields the protein MIRSRVSLIGVVVLALAAQAAQATTYFVRVTGNDASAGTAPATAFRTITKAMAVAGAGDTVYIGAGTYAAALSASKSGTAVAPIIFAADLDGSRTGDAGAVIATAAGKSVLTIKNQDYLTYLDIEFRSGTEGVSIQNSDGTTLLRCTVRNCTGDAVSVTNSGSIIGTITVDGCTITNCSGSGLVVNQNATVVVRDTSFSSLSGGMSLLWPNSSLNVNRCILSSISGRAVNIDRGVARLSNILAVSCAAMGVRVGSHSSVDVKMVNTTIAAVSGPAVKQEGGVFVMHNVVVAGSTTGFQRTGGTTTHSHNLYYNCPTTYSGVSAGSSDLIADPKFAGLGDYRPLTDSPAVDSGFDASSLTATDLDRKPRPLGGGWDRGCYEFGTVPSLRILQWNEIEPN from the coding sequence ATGATCCGCTCCCGCGTCTCCCTCATCGGCGTCGTCGTCCTCGCGCTCGCCGCCCAGGCCGCCCAGGCCACGACCTACTTCGTCCGAGTCACCGGCAACGACGCCAGCGCCGGCACCGCGCCGGCGACGGCCTTCCGCACTATCACCAAGGCGATGGCCGTGGCGGGTGCCGGCGACACGGTTTACATCGGCGCCGGCACCTACGCGGCGGCTCTCTCCGCAAGCAAGTCGGGAACCGCTGTAGCACCCATCATTTTCGCCGCCGACCTCGACGGCTCGCGCACCGGCGACGCCGGCGCGGTCATCGCCACCGCTGCTGGAAAAAGCGTCCTCACCATCAAGAACCAGGATTATCTCACCTACCTGGACATCGAGTTCCGATCCGGGACTGAAGGGGTGAGCATCCAGAACAGCGACGGCACGACGCTTCTGCGGTGCACCGTTCGCAACTGCACGGGCGATGCCGTCTCCGTCACCAACTCGGGCAGCATCATCGGCACGATCACGGTCGACGGGTGCACCATCACGAACTGCAGCGGCTCAGGCCTGGTTGTGAATCAGAACGCCACGGTCGTCGTGCGCGACACGTCGTTCTCCTCGCTGTCCGGCGGCATGTCGCTGCTCTGGCCCAACTCCTCTCTGAACGTCAATCGCTGCATCCTCAGTTCGATCAGCGGCCGCGCGGTGAACATCGACCGTGGTGTCGCCAGGCTCTCCAACATCCTCGCGGTCTCCTGCGCGGCCATGGGCGTTCGGGTCGGCTCCCACTCGTCGGTTGACGTCAAGATGGTGAACACCACCATCGCCGCCGTCTCCGGGCCCGCCGTGAAGCAAGAGGGTGGCGTGTTTGTCATGCATAACGTCGTCGTCGCCGGCTCAACCACCGGCTTCCAGCGCACCGGCGGCACCACCACCCACAGCCACAACCTCTACTACAACTGCCCGACGACCTATTCCGGCGTCTCCGCCGGATCGTCCGACCTCATCGCCGATCCCAAGTTCGCCGGCCTGGGTGACTATCGCCCTCTGACCGACTCCCCCGCCGTCGATTCGGGTTTCGATGCGTCTTCGCTCACCGCCACCGACCTCGACCGCAAGCCGCGTCCCCTCGGCGGTGGCTGGGATCGCGGCTGCTACGAGTTCGGCACCGTGCCGTCGCTCCGAATCCTGCAGTGGAACGAGATCGAGCCCAACTGA
- a CDS encoding S9 family peptidase, whose product MMTISRMFGVCAAGAVSMVALGAPPETAKKPVTNEYHGVKVVDEYQWLENWEDPAVRAWSDAQNEYARSVLDHLPNIEAIRARITDLSSSDTVRHTELHAAGGKLFVLKHQPPKQQPFIVVMESADRPETERVVVDPNVIDTKGLTAIDWYRPSADGKLLAVSMSQGGSEAGDVHVFDVATGKPVGSVVPRVNGGTAGGDLAWAADGSGFWYTRYPRGNERAAEDMDFYTQVYFHPLGGKTEEDRYEIGKDFPRIAEINLETSKDGKNVLATVQDGDGGEFSHFVRFPDGSWKQLTGFKDKVVHGSLGGNGDVYFVSRNGAPKGKIITMPLTGSLKDAVEIVPEAPDANIETLFSDKIGIVVTKNRLYLIDQVGGPNRVRVFNRLGMPELSPTVLPVSSVDHVVATDGDEVLIHNESMLEPAAWYRFNPKNGDLRKTALASTSPVSFADCEVVRETAVSKDGTKVPMTILMRKGTKLDGNNPTILWGYGGYGVSISPNFRAVRKVWLEQGGVFAVAHLRGGGEYGDQWHREGNLTKKQNVFDDFAACCRRLEEAGYTSPKKLAIMGGSNGGLLMGALMTQHPELFGVCVSHVGIYDMLRVELSPNGAFNVTEFGTVKDPEQFRALAAYSPYQHVTAGKDLPPILMLTGANDPRVDPMHSRKFTAALQAASSNPVLLRTSATSGHGIGSSLSERIEQDVDVYGFLFDQLGVNYTVPGGATPGAKPGR is encoded by the coding sequence GTGATGACGATCAGCCGGATGTTTGGCGTGTGCGCCGCGGGCGCGGTTTCGATGGTTGCCCTGGGCGCGCCGCCGGAGACGGCAAAGAAGCCGGTGACGAACGAGTACCACGGCGTAAAGGTGGTGGACGAGTACCAGTGGCTGGAGAACTGGGAGGATCCGGCGGTGCGGGCGTGGAGCGATGCGCAGAACGAGTATGCGCGGAGCGTGCTGGATCACCTGCCGAACATCGAGGCAATCCGGGCGCGGATCACGGACCTGTCGTCGTCGGACACGGTGCGGCACACGGAGCTGCACGCGGCGGGCGGGAAGCTGTTTGTGCTCAAGCACCAGCCGCCGAAGCAGCAGCCGTTCATCGTGGTGATGGAGTCGGCGGACCGGCCGGAGACCGAGCGGGTGGTGGTCGATCCGAATGTCATCGACACGAAGGGGCTGACGGCGATCGACTGGTACCGGCCGTCGGCGGACGGGAAGCTGCTGGCGGTGTCGATGTCGCAGGGGGGCTCGGAGGCGGGTGATGTGCACGTGTTCGACGTGGCGACGGGCAAGCCGGTGGGCTCGGTGGTGCCGCGCGTGAACGGCGGCACGGCGGGCGGGGACCTGGCGTGGGCGGCGGACGGCTCGGGATTCTGGTACACGCGGTACCCGCGCGGGAATGAGCGGGCGGCGGAGGACATGGACTTCTACACCCAGGTCTACTTCCACCCGCTGGGCGGGAAGACGGAAGAGGACCGGTACGAGATCGGCAAGGACTTCCCGAGGATCGCGGAGATCAACCTGGAGACGTCCAAGGACGGGAAGAACGTGCTGGCGACGGTGCAGGACGGGGACGGGGGGGAGTTCTCGCACTTCGTGCGGTTCCCCGATGGGTCGTGGAAGCAGTTGACGGGGTTCAAGGACAAGGTGGTTCACGGGTCGCTGGGAGGAAACGGGGATGTGTACTTCGTCTCCCGCAACGGGGCCCCGAAGGGCAAGATCATCACGATGCCGCTGACCGGGTCGCTGAAGGACGCGGTGGAGATCGTGCCCGAGGCGCCGGATGCGAACATCGAGACGTTGTTCTCGGACAAGATCGGGATCGTGGTGACGAAGAACCGGCTGTACCTGATCGACCAGGTGGGCGGGCCGAACCGGGTGCGGGTGTTCAACCGGCTGGGGATGCCCGAGTTGTCGCCGACGGTGCTGCCGGTGTCGTCGGTGGACCACGTGGTCGCGACGGACGGGGACGAGGTGCTGATCCACAACGAGTCCATGCTGGAGCCCGCGGCGTGGTACCGGTTCAACCCGAAGAACGGCGACCTGAGGAAGACGGCGCTGGCGTCGACCTCGCCGGTGAGTTTCGCGGACTGCGAGGTCGTGCGGGAGACGGCGGTCTCGAAGGACGGGACGAAGGTGCCGATGACCATCCTGATGCGAAAGGGGACGAAGCTGGACGGGAACAACCCCACGATCCTGTGGGGGTACGGCGGGTACGGCGTGAGCATCTCGCCGAACTTCCGGGCGGTGCGGAAGGTGTGGCTGGAGCAAGGCGGGGTCTTCGCGGTGGCGCACCTGCGGGGCGGCGGCGAGTATGGGGACCAGTGGCACCGCGAGGGGAACCTGACGAAGAAGCAGAACGTGTTCGACGACTTCGCGGCGTGCTGCCGGCGGCTGGAGGAGGCGGGGTACACCTCGCCGAAGAAGCTGGCGATCATGGGCGGGAGCAACGGCGGACTGCTAATGGGCGCGCTGATGACGCAGCACCCGGAGTTGTTCGGCGTGTGCGTGTCGCACGTCGGGATCTACGACATGCTGCGGGTGGAGCTCTCGCCGAACGGGGCGTTCAACGTGACGGAGTTCGGGACCGTGAAGGACCCCGAGCAGTTCCGCGCACTGGCGGCGTATTCGCCGTACCAGCACGTCACGGCCGGGAAGGACCTCCCGCCGATCCTGATGCTGACCGGGGCGAACGACCCGCGGGTGGACCCGATGCACTCGCGGAAGTTCACGGCGGCGCTGCAGGCGGCGTCGTCGAACCCGGTGCTGCTGCGGACGAGCGCGACGTCGGGGCACGGGATCGGCTCGTCGCTGAGCGAGCGCATCGAGCAGGACGTGGATGTGTACGGGTTCCTGTTCGACCAGCTCGGGGTGAACTACACCGTGCCCGGCGGAGCGACACCGGGGGCGAAACCCGGGCGCTGA
- a CDS encoding SpoIIE family protein phosphatase — protein sequence MTQAPAQTPGSARILVVDDNEMNRDMLSRRLIKAGYSVETAPDGQSALALLLPSSPPPGLDGQPDPIQGFDLVLLDVMMAGIDGFEVLRRLREHHPATALPVIMATAKDQRDDIVRAFDLGASDYVTKPIDFAVAHARVRTQLDLKRSVDRILALERSLQARNADLDRANQRMRGELQMAARVQQALLPASLPVLPTASFAWTYRPCEELGGDILGVLDLDDSHVGLYLLDVSGHGVPAALLSVTLSRILATVPGVESLTIRRRHDGGFEPVPPAAVVSELNRRFPMDDSTLQYFTLFYGVLNVTDGSLRFVCAGHPPPILIPRDGPGRTIDGSDHAVGWFPDTVFQERSVRLAPGDRLILYSDGISEAANLAGRAFGTPGVLSTLDASRNSPLKHALDDMVRAASGASDRPFRDDVSALGVAFTGSA from the coding sequence GTGACCCAGGCCCCCGCCCAAACCCCCGGCTCGGCCCGCATCCTCGTTGTCGACGACAACGAGATGAACCGCGACATGCTCTCGCGCCGTCTCATCAAGGCCGGTTACAGCGTCGAGACCGCCCCGGACGGCCAGTCCGCCCTCGCCCTGCTCCTGCCATCCAGCCCCCCACCCGGCCTCGATGGGCAGCCCGATCCCATTCAGGGGTTCGATCTTGTTCTCCTCGACGTCATGATGGCCGGCATCGACGGCTTCGAGGTGCTCCGCCGCCTCCGCGAACACCACCCCGCCACCGCCCTCCCGGTCATCATGGCCACCGCTAAGGACCAGCGAGACGACATCGTCCGCGCCTTCGACCTGGGCGCCAGCGACTACGTCACCAAGCCCATCGACTTCGCCGTCGCCCACGCCCGCGTTCGAACCCAGCTCGACCTCAAGCGCAGCGTCGACCGCATCCTCGCCCTGGAACGCAGCCTCCAGGCCCGCAACGCCGACCTGGATCGTGCCAACCAGCGCATGCGCGGCGAACTCCAGATGGCCGCCCGCGTCCAGCAGGCCCTCCTCCCCGCCTCGCTCCCCGTGCTCCCGACCGCATCGTTCGCCTGGACCTACCGCCCCTGCGAGGAACTCGGTGGCGACATCCTCGGCGTCCTCGACCTTGATGATTCCCACGTCGGCCTTTACCTCCTCGATGTCTCCGGCCACGGCGTCCCCGCCGCCCTCCTCTCGGTCACCCTCAGCCGCATCCTCGCGACCGTCCCCGGCGTCGAGTCCCTCACCATCCGCCGGCGGCACGACGGCGGCTTCGAGCCCGTGCCCCCCGCCGCGGTCGTCTCCGAACTCAACCGCCGCTTTCCGATGGACGATTCGACCCTGCAGTACTTCACGCTCTTTTACGGCGTTCTCAATGTCACCGACGGCTCGCTCCGCTTCGTCTGCGCCGGCCACCCCCCCCCGATCCTGATCCCCCGAGACGGACCCGGCCGAACCATCGACGGCTCCGACCACGCCGTCGGCTGGTTCCCCGACACCGTCTTCCAGGAGCGATCCGTCCGCCTCGCGCCGGGCGACCGATTGATCCTTTATTCCGATGGCATCTCCGAGGCGGCCAACCTCGCTGGTCGGGCTTTCGGCACGCCCGGCGTCCTCAGCACCCTTGATGCCTCCCGCAACTCCCCCCTCAAGCATGCCCTTGACGACATGGTCCGCGCCGCCTCCGGCGCCTCCGATCGGCCGTTTCGGGACGATGTCTCGGCCCTCGGGGTCGCCTTCACCGGCTCCGCCTGA
- a CDS encoding response regulator translates to MPRLLIVEDNEANRDMLSRRLTRRGYEVIMAADGQQGVDTASSARPDLILMDLSLPVLDGWEATRRLKANPATAAIPVIALTAHALETDRTRAMEAGCNDYDTKPVDLERLVAKIEALLGRPSQPSS, encoded by the coding sequence GTGCCCAGACTCCTGATCGTCGAGGACAACGAAGCCAACCGCGACATGCTCTCGCGCCGGCTGACCCGCCGCGGCTACGAGGTCATCATGGCCGCCGATGGCCAGCAGGGTGTCGACACCGCCTCCTCCGCCCGCCCCGATCTGATTCTCATGGACCTCAGCCTCCCCGTCCTCGACGGCTGGGAGGCCACGCGGCGACTCAAGGCCAACCCCGCCACCGCGGCCATCCCGGTCATCGCACTCACCGCCCACGCCCTCGAGACCGACCGCACCCGGGCCATGGAAGCGGGATGCAACGACTACGACACCAAGCCCGTCGACCTCGAACGCCTCGTCGCCAAGATCGAGGCCCTCCTTGGCCGCCCGTCCCAACCCTCGTCCTGA